Proteins encoded within one genomic window of Amycolatopsis sp. 2-15:
- a CDS encoding branched-chain amino acid ABC transporter permease, whose protein sequence is MTHDLSSLVLAQGDSWITFDVGAFVGNFWANTIDGLAYGSIYALVALGYTLVYGVLKLINFAHSEVFIYGAYAVWFTFFGLGFRSGATPELPVVELIGFLLLALIAAMAVSGGTAVLLERVAYRPLRKRGAPKLVFLITAIGASFVLQQILFIWRGGNAEQGIRLMRNEPVFKIFGADVTNVTIITVIASIVLMLAVNAFVNRTKFGRGIRAVAQDPDTATLMGVNKERVITLTFLIGGLLAGAAALFYMMKIPQGASYQGGFILGIKAFTAAVLGGIGNLRGALLGGLLLGVVENYGQSLFGGEWRDVVAFVLLVLILMVRPTGILGESLGKARV, encoded by the coding sequence ATGACCCATGACCTGAGCTCGCTCGTCCTCGCGCAGGGCGACAGCTGGATCACCTTCGACGTGGGCGCCTTCGTTGGAAACTTCTGGGCCAACACGATCGACGGTCTTGCCTACGGCAGCATCTACGCGCTCGTGGCGCTGGGCTACACCCTCGTCTACGGCGTCCTGAAGCTCATCAACTTCGCCCACTCCGAGGTGTTCATCTACGGCGCCTACGCGGTGTGGTTCACCTTCTTCGGCCTCGGCTTCCGGTCCGGGGCGACGCCCGAGCTCCCGGTCGTCGAGCTGATCGGGTTCCTGTTGCTGGCCTTGATCGCGGCGATGGCCGTGTCCGGCGGCACGGCGGTACTCCTCGAACGCGTGGCCTACCGTCCGCTGAGGAAACGCGGCGCGCCGAAGCTGGTCTTCCTGATCACCGCGATCGGCGCTTCCTTCGTACTGCAGCAGATTCTCTTCATCTGGCGCGGCGGCAACGCCGAGCAGGGCATCCGCCTGATGCGCAACGAACCGGTGTTCAAGATCTTCGGCGCCGACGTCACCAACGTCACGATCATCACGGTCATCGCGTCGATCGTGCTGATGCTCGCCGTCAACGCGTTCGTGAACCGCACCAAGTTCGGCCGCGGCATCCGCGCGGTGGCGCAGGACCCGGACACCGCCACGCTCATGGGCGTGAACAAGGAACGCGTCATCACGCTCACGTTCCTCATCGGCGGTCTGCTCGCCGGCGCGGCGGCCCTGTTCTACATGATGAAGATCCCGCAGGGCGCTTCGTACCAGGGCGGCTTCATCCTCGGCATCAAGGCGTTCACCGCCGCGGTGCTGGGCGGTATCGGCAACCTGCGCGGCGCGCTGCTCGGCGGCCTGCTGCTCGGGGTCGTCGAGAACTACGGCCAGTCGCTGTTTGGCGGCGAGTGGCGCGACGTCGTCGCGTTCGTGCTCCTCGTGCTGATCCTGATGGTCCGCCCGACCGGTATCCTCGGCGAGTCGCTCGGAAAGGCACGGGTATGA